In one Acomys russatus chromosome X, mAcoRus1.1, whole genome shotgun sequence genomic region, the following are encoded:
- the LOC127185359 gene encoding melanoma antigen preferentially expressed in tumors-like, whose protein sequence is MYFKEPPTLLDIAIQCILNHEPLAIHALQEIPGELFVPLFTAAFKARHEKILSAMVKSWPFFCLHIGPLRMQRAQRKLWKVMVESLQLLPTENPAFRSPKLRILDLTQRPGCKTKCPEITTTCKPCVRCCAYSERSLMKVESQCSSSSSESEGQSPKTTMELLVSLSIDRAFRENEFFGLLLSKVEQSLGALHLCCRNLRIKNLSECGSALSHLDLKCVCHLAVVEASLMGVVSLLELAVNLDSLSLSKITCRSFNGRAFRNFLSQLRGMDHLKELSLSSFCLTDHLEHVLRVLSADLDSLQLPFCELSYSDFKFLSQCPQVNHLTLLDISNNSMYWEDYEPFYCLLENLSGTLQHLAINHCLLTDASLTVLAPALSRCSQLRLFSFSSNPITMPMLRRILEYLTPVTQLKYVIYPIPVHCYGRWPVRGSLDAQKLADVNAQLKIMLHEAERDDMCWITYTG, encoded by the exons ATGTACTTCAAGGAACCACCCACACTGTTGGATATTgctatacaatgtattttgaaccATGAGCCTTTAGCAATTCATGCTCTCCAGGAGATCCCAGGGGAGCTTTTTGTTCCATTGTTCACTGCTGCCTTCAAGGCTAGACATGAGAAGATACTTTCAGCAATGGTGAAGAGTTGGCCATTTTTCTGCCTCCATATTGGGCCATTACGCATGCAGAGAGCACAGCGCAAACTATGGAAGGTCATGGTTGAGAGTCTTCAGCTTCTTCCTACTGAGAACCCAGCTTTTAG GAGCCCTAAACTGAGGATCCTCGATTTAACTCAGCGTCCTGGCTGCAAGACCAAATGCCCTGAGATCACTACTACATGCAAACCCTGTGTGCGTTGTTGTGCTTACTCTGAGCGCTCTCTCATGAAAGTCGAAAGCCAATGTAGTAGTTCAAGCTCAGAATCTGAGGGTCAGTCCCCCAAGACAACTATGGAATTACTAGTGAGCCTTTCCATTGATAGAGCCTTTAGGGAAAATGAATTTTTTGGTTTGCTTCTGAGTAAAGTTGAGCAGAGCTTGGGAGCTTTGCACCTCTGCTGCCGTAATTTACGCATTAAGAATTTGAGTGAGTGTGGAAGCGCCTTAAGCCACCTTGATCTGAAATGTGTTTGTCACCTGGCAGTTGTTGAGGCTTCCCTCATGGGTGTCGTGTCCCTTCTGGAGCTGGCTGTAAACTTAGATAGTCTTAGCCTGTCTAAAATCACCTGTAGATCTTTCAATGGAAGAGCCTTTAGAAATTTCCTTTCCCAACTGAGAGGTATGGACCACCTCAAGGAGCTCAGCCTgtcctccttctgcctcaccGATCATCTTGAACATGTCCTGAG AGTACTATCAGCTGATTTGGATTCTTTGCAACTTCCATTCTGTGAACTTTCTTACAGCGACTTCAAGTTTCTGTCTCAGTGCCCTCAAGTCAACCATTTAACGTTATTGGATATAAGCAACAATTCAATGTATTGGGAAGATTACGAACCCTTTTATTGTCTCCTGGAGAATCTCTCTGGTACCTTGCAGCATCTGGCAATTAACCACTGCCTTTTAACAGATGCTTCACTCACTGTTCTGGCCCCAGCCCTGAGCCGCTGTTCCCAACTCCGTTTGTTCAGCTTTTCTTCTAATCCCATTACTATGCCTATGCTCAGGAGAATTCTTGAATACTTAACGCCCGTGACGCAGCTGAAATACGTGATTTATCCTATCCCCGTGCATTGCTATGGGAGATGGCCCGTTCGGGGCAGTTTGGATGCACAGAAACTTGCTGATGTGAATGCGCAGTTGAAGATCATGCTGCACGAGGCAGAAAGGGACGACATGTGTTGGATCACTTATACTGGTTAA